In Pseudomonas sp. PDNC002, the DNA window AGATCTTCGGCCCGTCGACGTCGGCCAGCTTGTTCAGCTTGGGATCGCCGTTGGCGCGGAGGAAGTCGTCGAAGCCCCAGCCCGACAGTTCCCACAGTTCGTCATGCAGGAACTGCTCGGAGACGAAGCCACGGTTGTACACGGTCGGCGCGCCGGGACGGTCGCCCTCGCAGTTGGAGACCAGCGGGAAGTCCACTTCGATGACTTCGGCGCCAGCGGCTTCCAGGGCCTTGCGGGCCTGTTCCCAGAGATCGATGACCGAAGCGCGGGTGTTGATGCGCTGGCCGGTCGGGCCACCGATGCCAGGCTTCTCGCTGGTACCGGCCAGTTCGTCCTTGTTGATGAACATGCGCGGCACGCCCAGGCGCTTGCCCTTGAGGGCTTCCGGGCCGGCGGCGAGGTCCAGGTAGGACGCCGGGCGCACGTCGGAAACGGCGGGGATCGGCACCCACGGCTGCAGGCGCCACAGGTCGCCACGCTTGTCAGTGTCTTCGGCCACGACCACGTCGAGCACTTCCAGCAGGTCGGCCATGGTGCGCGCGTAGGGCACCACGACGTCCATGGTCGGGGTCAGCGGCCAGTTGCCGCGTACCGAGATCACGCCACGGGACGGGGTGTAGGCGCACAAGCCGTTGTTCGAGGCCGGGCCACGACCGCTGGACCAGGTTTCTTCCGCCAGGCCGAAGGCCGAGAAGCTCGCGGCGGTCGCGGTGCCGGCACCGTTGGAGGAGCCGGAGGCGAACGGCGCGGTGAGGAATTTCGGGTTGTACGGGCTTTCCGCGCGACCGTAGACGCCGCGCTGCATGCCACCGTTGGCCATGGGCGGCATGTTGGTCTTGCCCAGGCAGATGGCGCCGCCGGCGCGCAGGCGCTCGACGGTGAAGGCGTCGCGGTAGGCGATCAGGTCCTTGAAGGCCGGACTGCCGGAGGCGGCGGTCAGGCCTTTCACCAGGTAGCTGTCCTTGGCGGTATAGGGGATGCCGTCCAGCGGGCCGAGGGTCTCGCCACGGGCGCGGCGGGCGTCGGAGGCTTCGGCTTCCTTCAGGGCTTCGGTGTTGCGCACGACCACGGCGTTGAGGGGACCGTCGTAGGCGTCGATACGCGCGAGGTAGGCCTTGACCAGTTCGACCGCAGTGGTGCGGCCCGACTCGAGGGCTTCACGCAGCTGCGCAATGGAAACTTCGGTTACCTCGATCATGCTGTCACCGCCGGCTGAAGGTGGGTGGAAAGGGAGTGGTCTGCGTCGCAGCGGACGGAGACGGCGCAAGTCAGAAAGTGCGTGTTCATCTCGATTCTCTTGTACTTCTGTTACGCGACGGGAGTGAGTGTACCGTCGGCTGGCGGCGCCGTTCAGCGCCCGGCGGACAGACCGGATGCGCGAATTGAGGCAACGGAGGCGAATGCGGCCGCCAGGGCGCACACACTGGCATGTCCGATCAGAATACACAACACGCGTAAATTAAAAAAAACGCCCGCCAGGCAGGGCATGGCGGGCAGAACGCGGCGCCGGGGAGACGCGCCGGTAACGAGGGACTATGGCAACGCTGGTGGCAGGCTCGGTCGCTGGCTTTTGCCCGCCTGCAGGCGCAGGACATAGCCGAGCTTGATCGCGGCCGGTCCGAGGATGGTCATCAGATGCGCCGCCAGCAGCTCGCGCATCGACAGGTAGGCATCACCGCCGTAAGCCAGCAGCCCCCCCGCCATCAGCGTCAGGCTGCCGCCCACCAGCAGACGGCTGGATATCCGCCGCAGCCGCTGGACGTTCTCGAAGACAGTGGACATGACCCGTCCTCCTTGCTGGGTGGAATCCGCCAGGCATCGGTTCAGGCCACCGGAATGGCAGGATCGGCGGCGGCCAGGGCAACGCGCCGATCGGCGGCCGGCGGGTAGATCCACTGGGTGTTGATCTGCGTCTTCAGCTCCTTCGCCGGCTGCTTCACCAGCTTGAGCTGGCGATCCCAGCCTTCGGTGTACACCGCGCCCCAGGCGCCCAGGTCCAGGCAGGTGACGTACTTGGGCTGGCTGTATGGCGTGGGCGCCACGCCCAGCAGGTCGGCGGCGACGTTGTTGCCCGCGTGGCGGCCCAGGGAGATGGCGTGCTGGCAGGACATGACCGCGAAGTTGCCCAGTTCGTCCGTGGCGGCGTAGGCAACGTCGCCCGCGGCGAAGATGTCGCCCTGCCCCTTCACCTTGAGGTTGGCGTCGACGTGCAATCGCCCCTGGTGGTCGCGCACGCCGGCCAACTGCTCGGTCAGCGGGCTGGCGCGGAAGCCGACGGTCCAGATCACCGTCTTGGCCTCGATTCGCCGGCCATCATCGAGAGTCACGCCGTTGGCATCCACCGCCGAGACAGTGGCGCCGAGTATCCATTCGATGCCCAGGTGCTCGGACGCCTCGACGATGGAAGGACGGATTCCGTCGCCCATGGCGGCAGCCACCTGAGGACCACGGTCGACCACTATCACTCGCACGTCCTGGTCCGCGCCCAGCACGGCGCGCAGGCGCGCCGGCATTTCGGTGGCGGTCTCGATGCCGGTGAAACCGCCCCCGGCGATCACCACCGTGTTGCGGCCGGGGCTGGCGGGCCAGTCCTTCAGGCCATCGAGGTGGCGTTCCAGGCGTACGGCGGATTCGATCTGGTCGACGTCGAAAGCATAGGTGCCCAGCCCCGGCACGGGTGGCCGCGCCAGTTGGCTGCCTGTCGCCAGCACCAGGCGATCGTAGGCCAGCTCGCCGGGGCGGCCATCGGCATCCTGGTAGCCGACCCTATGCGCCGGCTCGTCGATGTGCGTCGCCACGCCCTGGACGAAGCGAATGCCGACCGTGTCGAACAGCGCATCGAGCGGCGCGAACATCTTGCCCACGTCGGGCTCGTAGAAGCGCGGGCGGATACGCAGCTCCGCCTGGGGCGCCAGCACGGTGATGCCGACGTCGCGGCGGTCATGCAGGTCCAGCAGGCGGGCTGCGCTCAGGGCGCTCCAGACGCCGCCGAAACCGGCGCCGAGGATCAGGATGTGTTGTTGCATGGCTCAAGTCCCTCGAATGATGGGCGAACGAACCCTCCAGGCGGCGCTCGTGGCGGCCTGAAACGACGGGCGAAGGGGTCAGCGATGGATCAGCTGTGGGAACACAGGTAGGCGGCGTCGAGCAGCTCGCCCTTGTCTTGCCAGGCGTTGCGCTGGTAAGCGCTGAAGCGATTGCCACCGGCAATGGGGGTGACCTCGACGATGCCGCTGGCATGCTGCGGATCGGCGCTGCCGGTGAGGAGCTGCTGGGTGGTACCACGGTCGCTGAGGAAGGTGGGTGTGTCGCGGTTGATCCTGCCGTCGACGCAGTGGAGATAAGCGCTGCCACCCTGGGCGGTGGTACCACCGTAGCTGTCCCAGGTGAGCTGCGATTGGGTCGTGTGGGCGCAGCCGGTCAGGCTGGCCACCGCCAGTACCAGGGGGCCGACGGCGACACGGACGGCAAGGCGGGACGGTGCGGGGCGTGAAGTGTTCATCGGATCTGTCCCTTGCTGTTATTGGAGTGTTCAGGAAGGTCTCGGGACAGATAGTCATTCTCGGGATGGCCCCGCACTACTCGATTCGATCGATAGTGACTCTGCCTGGTATTGATGGCTGGTCGCCGCTGCGCAGGAAGTTCGAACCCTGCCGCGGCCCGCGGGTCGCAACACAGGAAGGCCCTGCTATCCCGGCTTCTGTTCCGACTGCGGAGGACATGCCATGAGCTACGACTGGGATTT includes these proteins:
- a CDS encoding amidase, giving the protein MIEVTEVSIAQLREALESGRTTAVELVKAYLARIDAYDGPLNAVVVRNTEALKEAEASDARRARGETLGPLDGIPYTAKDSYLVKGLTAASGSPAFKDLIAYRDAFTVERLRAGGAICLGKTNMPPMANGGMQRGVYGRAESPYNPKFLTAPFASGSSNGAGTATAASFSAFGLAEETWSSGRGPASNNGLCAYTPSRGVISVRGNWPLTPTMDVVVPYARTMADLLEVLDVVVAEDTDKRGDLWRLQPWVPIPAVSDVRPASYLDLAAGPEALKGKRLGVPRMFINKDELAGTSEKPGIGGPTGQRINTRASVIDLWEQARKALEAAGAEVIEVDFPLVSNCEGDRPGAPTVYNRGFVSEQFLHDELWELSGWGFDDFLRANGDPKLNKLADVDGPKIFPHDPGTLPNREDDLVAGMDEYVNMAKRGLKTWDQIESLPDGLRGLEKTRKLDLEDWMDGLKLDAVLFPTVADVGPADADVNPESADIAWSNGIWVANGNLAIRHLGVPTVTVPMGVMADIGMPVGLTFAGRAYDDSALLTFAAAFEATGSKRLVPPLTPPLG
- a CDS encoding transmembrane sensor/regulator PpyR, with the translated sequence MSTVFENVQRLRRISSRLLVGGSLTLMAGGLLAYGGDAYLSMRELLAAHLMTILGPAAIKLGYVLRLQAGKSQRPSLPPALP
- a CDS encoding NAD(P)/FAD-dependent oxidoreductase; the encoded protein is MQQHILILGAGFGGVWSALSAARLLDLHDRRDVGITVLAPQAELRIRPRFYEPDVGKMFAPLDALFDTVGIRFVQGVATHIDEPAHRVGYQDADGRPGELAYDRLVLATGSQLARPPVPGLGTYAFDVDQIESAVRLERHLDGLKDWPASPGRNTVVIAGGGFTGIETATEMPARLRAVLGADQDVRVIVVDRGPQVAAAMGDGIRPSIVEASEHLGIEWILGATVSAVDANGVTLDDGRRIEAKTVIWTVGFRASPLTEQLAGVRDHQGRLHVDANLKVKGQGDIFAAGDVAYAATDELGNFAVMSCQHAISLGRHAGNNVAADLLGVAPTPYSQPKYVTCLDLGAWGAVYTEGWDRQLKLVKQPAKELKTQINTQWIYPPAADRRVALAAADPAIPVA